CCTCGAAACGACACGCGACAACCGACTGCATACGGTTTGCGTGTCTGAAGGAggattttttttctctttcgacAAACATCTTTTTTCAACTTGTTTTTTCCTTTACGCCCTTTCACATGGCGACTTCATACagaaacaaaaacaaacaaaatgaagaaaatgaaaaagaagaagaaggaaacggATTCATTCTGCTTGTTTCTCTCGCTCTTTCAGTCTTTCGCTCATTCATTCGTTAACCTTTCGATCTTTTATCTTGTGTATCTCTTATCAAAGGAGTTTCGAAATCCTCATATTTCTCTCAAATTCGCGATCGTCTTACACGATTGATGAAGGAATCCTGCAGGATGATTAAAATTCACCGTAATAGCAATAGAATTAtcgataatgaaataattaataatataataataataatcagtTATAAactagaaataattatcagttatgtacaatgtaatataatgatattataGTAACGTAATAAATAAGCTCGAGGCGTAATAAATCTACACCTACTTTATAGAAATGTATTCATCAATTCATACGACAAACGCTTAGCTTTCTCGCTCAACGATCGCCCCCTGattaataagaattaattaCATGTGGTCATTATGCTACTCTCCGAGCAGgccaaaatatatatatctatatatttttttttcctcattTCTAATGTACAATTGAATCTCTTCGGGTGTCATTATTTTGTCTCGTACCTTACTCACGACAAAGAAGGTCACGTCCTATTTTTTATCCTTCtatctccctttctctccaAAATTCCGcgatatttcctttttttcacaggtagacaaaaatatattcggCGTACGGAGAAAAATCGTAAGGAAATCTACACCGTGACGCCAACCTCGCGAGAATATACGCAATATCATCTCGACACGAATTTTCGACTATATCTCCATCGGGATACGCGGAAAAAGGAACGAACTACCGATTTGAAAGTGCTCTTTGAAGCCTCAAGAACCTTTAGGTATAGATCTCAAAAAACGCGTGGGACAGATATGTCTCTAGCATGAATTGTTTTCTTTATCTAACAACAGTAAGGCAAATCGTCAGCTTCTTCTTCATTTCGTTCGTCGGGTATATGTTCTCTCTTATCCTATTCGACTGTTCCTCGTGAAAAAGATTCAAAGAAAAGCTGTATTTCTCAATCGAGGAttgatttttctgttttaGATTTAGAACATATAAATGAAGAAACAAAAGGGGGTGAAATCAAAGCTCCTTGATTCACAAACTTTCAAGATATATGCACccccttcttcttttctcctttaaaCTCTTCACTCGTTCGAACGATCGTTCGTTTACcttctttatctttatttgttgttttctccttttgttcgtatatatatatatgtatgtagtatgcattatatattatatatacatataacatataaatgtatatatatatatacatacatacacacacacacatatatatatatataaccatATTTATAACGTGTGTTTCAAGTCCGTTCAACATACTATACTTTGTCATTTAAAAACTAACGATTTTGTTCGCGACATACATTTTTTAGGCACTTTTCCTTGGAAACAGGTTTTTACCATGTTTcgccatatttttttttcacattGATGCTTTGGTTGTTAATGTACAAGATCGTTAACGATTGTAGTCAATGTTCTTTTCTTCGCTGTTGTATCGTTTTTCCGACGAAACTGAAATgatgtatctatatatatactatcacgaCATATACGCATGCGCGTATGCAAATACGTTTCGAACGCGCATCGACAAACATCCGATTGTTATGACACGTATTATCGTTCATCGTATAACCGTATTTTCTTTTGAGCAGTGCAGAGTTTTTCTCTTGTAcacttttccatttttagtttattttttttattttttatatccttATAAGGCAAATATTGTCGCTTCTCGCGGTAAGCTGGCTTCCACAAAACTTCCTCAATACCTTTCTTTATCTCCCGCGATCGACATCGAAACGCAAAATTCGATCAACAATTCTCCCTAATTGGTCCGTTACGATCTGCCGATCATTTCCATCTTATTTTACAAACACTCTCCTTTTCACTCAGGATCGGATACGAACCCTCGTGTACATTCTCTCCTCTAAAGGAATTAACATCTATAATTTGTTTACTTACTGTTTACCCCTATTTGTCCACTTGTTTCATTTCTCAGTTGGTCTAGTGACCGTTTGCGGTATTACCGTCAGCGACTTCGGTATTTTTGGCAATATCGGAATCTGGTTTGACGTCTTTGTTGTCACCTGGATTGATTTCGGCAGGTTCAGGTTGTGCAGTAAGTTTTGCGTCGGGCTATTCTCGTTTGCCAACGCGCGAACGTCGCAAATTAACGGCTCAAAATCACTTCTGCTCTGCCGACTCAGCATCTCCTGCTGCATTCTCAGGTGCTTCTGAAACTGTGTGTGCGCAGCTATCTGCGCCTTTTGATACTGCGTCGCCGACTTCACGTTTGCCGAAGAACTCAAACTACCTGTCCCGCCGTTTGAACTGGTCGACTGTTTCTCCGTGAGCATTTGTTGCTTCTGTTTCTTTAGATTTTGCAATCGTTTAAACTCGGGCTCACTTAAATGAAACACCTTACCACCAGAAGAAGTTGGCAGTTTTTGACCGTCCTTTCGTTTCACGTTACCGTTCGCGGGGTTAGCGCTGGTAGATGGAAGGTTTAGTCGTTGCAGATTAGGAGGtggttttttaattatcgataCTCCAGGGTTTAACTTCAGAACCCGAGGAGGACTACTTTTTATAGATTGTGTAGTACTGGTGGACGATGGTTGTTTGGGAGTACTTGTGCTTGGTAAAGAATGCTTATCCCTTTCGAGAACGTAACCACCACTCAGTCGACGAGAATTGTGATATTCTGAGGCAATCGGTTCCATTATTGGCTCGTCCATTTTCTCTGGACCTTCGTACGATATTAAACGATTCTGCACAGAAGTTGAGTAATTAATGGCATTCCGTGATGCATTCGGGGCTAGCACCAAGTCACCGGatctgtaatatttttccagAAGTATCAGATGTCTGAGAAACGAGCTCTGATTCCCGTATGGTCTCTGTAGCTCTTGCCAGAGGATTTTCGTGTCTCTGTCATATTGTATCATGGTGGCGCACTTTTCCCAACCTTGAGGCGTTATTTCTCGAACATTTGTAAACTCTATATTGGCGTGAAGGTTCATCTCTTCCTCGCCAGGAAAAAGAGTACGTACACTAATGGAAGGATTAGCACCGAGTCTCTGTACAACCGGTGTGATGTCATTATTCGTCCTTGGCCTCTTTGGCAATCTAGTTAGCGTCACCTCCTTGTCCATTGCAAGGATCTCGACAACCTCGTTGGGATTATCACAAGATATCATTGCATCTGATGTTGTATACGGATGCATATCAAGCAGTTTGCGTTTCTTCAGTTTCTCCACGGTGCTTTCAATACCGAGGAACTGCACGTCCATCCCAACGTTATCGTCATTTGCCTTTGCGGTACGGCTTTCGTTGTCCATCTCAGAACTCGCTTCCTCGTTTTTGGTGGGTTCTGGAGTAGATTTTTCAGAGGCTGAATTTGTCATACCATCCGGAGACTTGGAAGTTCCGGTCTTAGATTGAGTGCTACACTTGgttttcttccttttgtcCTTGTCTTTGTCTTTGTCCTTAGTCTGATTCTGAGAAGAATCTTCGTCTTCATTTTCCAAGACCTCAATATCGTGATAGTGTAGGATTCTGAATAtacaaaaagaataaaagataaagatataaagacataaaagtaaaaattaaatcttgTAAATGTATCAAGGGAACCATACCTTTTCCGATAACTTTTGAAGAACGACTTATGATTCGTGTTCATGTTCTCTACATCCTTATACTTCAACTGCAACTGTGTGAAATATCTACACAATTTGCAAACGAAAGTACCGGCCGCCAGAATAGCAGGAATCCCTTGTTGTCCAAGCAGCTGATTTAATTCCTCAGTCTCCGCATTAGCTAGTTGATGAGTGTGATTTCTCGCCAACCTACGTTTGCATAACGCACAAGTCAAGAATCGTTCGATCTTCGAGTAATGGCTAGCGCAGAACGACATGGACGTGTGTTGACTCGATTCCCAATCAATGTCCACCTGTATAGAAAACATATTTATCAtagatatttgtataaaaaataataatgtaactGTAGATTTGAAAGTTTGATTAAAATTGGATTTTAGACTTCAGATTGCATTATTTTCTTACCAGCTTATACTGGTACACTAACCTGTTTTTGCAGACCAGCTTTTATCTTGAGCAACCATCGACGTTTGACATGATGTCGCGAAGCATCTCTACATTCGCGGGCTGAGCACTTGGACACCATGAGTTGTCTGTGTTGTTTCTGTGGCTTCGTTTGCATATTTGTTGGACTTGTATTTGCCTAAACATCaagaaattttacataataagATTACATATTCAAAGACCGATTAGATGAcactgaaaattttttaaaacaagcTTCCACCTTTCTGTCTACATGACGGTAGCAAGCATCACATAAGCAAGAATCTTTAGTCAGATGTCTTTCTATGATCAAAATCTTTTTGCGTCTCTCATCGGACTTCATTTGAGCAAGATGCATCGGTGTGTCCAAAGAACCGAATTTTCCAAAGCAGTAACAACAGACGTCCGCGCACAAGCGTCCAGGATGAATAGAGAAAGAGGAGGACTTCTCTGGAATAACAAGAGACTGACGATCCTTCGGCGCTGTGTCTTCGTTATCTTCATCTGTtgtgataaaaaaataaataacccACAATTATTACAGAGCTATGCGACATTAAATCTGATgttctaatttaatactttGATGAAGTGAGGACAACTTAATTGGAAGATAATAGGaaagttagaaaataaatataattgatgTTGAAGCAATAGCGCAAAGTAACATGCTTGTTATAGAAAACTATATAGTTATTATGATTTGCAggatactttttttttaggtGATTTATGAATTAAAGAACTGCTTGATACTAGATAGTAACAAAATCGCGATTAAGGAAATAATCTTGCTATAATAAGCAAGAGCAATccgttaaaaaaaatatcaagcAATTCTTTCTACAATGACGAGAACGTGTGTTTTAAGCAGAAGGACAAGGAATGATTAAGAATGTAGTTATTCCCGCAACCAGGATTACCGCAAGAGTGTCTGTGGTTAGTAGAGAACTTTCGGTTCGCACCAGAGCTGCTATCTCCCCAACCACCGGTTCcaaactgaaaaataaaaagcaatatGATAAGTAACTGATTAAATTTCATCTTATtcaatgtatattaatttatcacaTTTGTATAAAACTCACCTCCTTCTGAATAGTGTAGAAATTTTCAGGTGAATCTCCTTCTCCATCTCCACGTCCCTGTTTCAATACCATTTTCAATGGTGACCTTGATCGCCTCTtgtctttctccttttctttctgaACACGGATTACAGTTTTCAGGGTACCTGTGTACTGTTCCTTTTTTGCCTTTTGATGGCTCAATCGCTCAGCAGCCTTTTCCAGAGATTCTAACCCGAGAAGTCTCAGAATCGACTCTTTTTTCGCCTTGTCTTCTGGTGTTTCCAAGATCTTTGGAGTAATATTGATGCTGCTAGAAGATTCACCAGACGTGGATGTCTCATCAGAATCTTTCTGTGATGTTTCTGGTGTTTTTACAGGCTTACAATCGGCATTCAGAATGTCTATATTCCCTGACTGCTTGCTCACATGGTTCTCAGATAAATTTCGAGATAATCTGTTCTCACATGTCTTTTTAGTAGGCTCTTTTGTGATAATTAAGTCATTTTCTGATTTGCTTCTAATACTATCTGTACTGTCCTGACATTTTTCCAAACTTCCCCTAACCCCTTCTGAGAAACCTCTGAAATTTGTTGCACTCTCTGTTCCGTTttcatatttgtttaaaaaggATCGGTTGTTCTCATTGATCTTTGCTACCTCATTGTCCAATAGTGTCTCCTCTTTATTCTGTTGATCGTATCTCCGGATTTCCCGTTTTggtcgtttattttttaaagtatttaattgATCCTCTTTACGTTTCTTCACCTCCCTACTGCGTCTAGTGCGAGCTTGACGTTCTAACTCGATAGTGTCTGTTTCAGTGCTGTTCTGAGAATCATCTACGTCATCTGTGATCATTTCATGAGCCTTTTCTTCCAAATCCTGTGTATCTTCCTCATTGTGAAAACTCTGCAATATTTgagaattttcttcttccattttaatttttgGAGCACCTTCGATGCGTTCTTTGTTACAAGATGTTTGTCCCTTTTCGAactttttcgttttatcgcgAGCTCTTAATACTCGTTTCTTATTATCATCGCCAGCAGATTTTTGCTCTTCCACGATATTGTCtggtatttctatttcttcctttACTATAGTTGTATCATTATTCTCTGAATTATACTTTAACgaaattacttttttctcagtattattattaccagCGTTATTGTTATCTGTATCATTACTCGATTTACATTTCTCGTCTTTTTCATTCTCATCtacatctttttttatatcttcgatAGGATTACACGCATCGCTAGAAACAGGACTCGCGGTGCATTTAAAGTTCGTTGTGGAATCGGAAGTAGGTGGTACTCTGCTATTATTCTGGTCCTTCTTTGCAACTTGTGTTGCTTCTGACACGCTTTCTtcagatttttcaatttctttggtATTCTCCAGTATCTCAAGTTTATTTTGTGCATCACAATTTTCTGATTCATCCACTTTGGAAAGACTTGTTTCCTGTTTTTCAATATCTGTGATACCTAACTTACTAGATAATGAAATGTCTGTTGTAGTTTTGCTTACTGATTCTTGCCTGTATTGCATTTCGTTCATGCTCGTTTGCAACTGATTGCTAAATTGATCCTCTGCTACCAATCTTTCTACTTCCTTAGAGATACTTTCTAAAGTCTCTACATCATCGGATTCCACAGTAGCATTTGCAGAAATCTTAGTCTCATCTACGATTGTTTGATCTGtttttgcttcttcttctGTAACTTCTTCTTGTACCTGCTTCGACACGATTACTGAACAAACAATTGAAGATTCTAAACTAGCCGCTTTGTTTGTCGATTCGTTCTTAGGTGGCTCGTCATTCGAAGCAGTTTCCTCAGAAACAGGTTTACTGGAGTTCTCCAAAGACTCTTCACAGTTTTCAGACTTTTGGGCTATTCTATTTAATACTTTACCTAATTTTTTAACAGTTTCGTTGTTTTCGAGATGACTTTTATCCGTTATTCTCGGAGACTTTTTGTTAAGACCTGATCTTTTACCATCATCCAAAACCTTTATCTGATCGTCTATAACTTGTTCCACGTCCTCTTTAGACTGCTCTGCCGAATTACGAATATCATTCAATTCCTCCTGTTGGTTCATAGCTTTGCAGGTGCTATCATTGTTCTCTGTAATCTGTACAGAACCTGCTTCAGAAGCATTATGAGGGTTGCAGCTTGCATCATTGTCAGAAGAATCGCTCTCTTGTACATTCTGAGAATGTGTTTCAGCTAGTTCAATATCACCCATGACtagtttttcaatttctttggcAGTATCGGCCACTTTTGGCTTCAGTTCAGCCACTGAATTTTCTGAATTGTCCGATTTAATCTCATTCTTGGAAATAGTAGACTTATCCTCGTCTGTACTGTCCTCCAATCCTAATTTCTGCGACTCCGCACTCAGCGGTGCAATTATCTCCTCGATTTTTGGtacttcaaaatttttattcaatccGAGACCCTTCTCCGGCCCAAAGATTTTACTCTCGATAGATTTGGCGATCGTAAGCTTGATATTTTCTATCATTTGATCTATCTGAGACTTCGGATTACCGTCCGACTTATCCGTACCATAAAAGGAATTAACTGTCTTCTTCATATCTATGTTTAAACTACTTCTTCGACCCTTAGATTTGTCAGAAAGTTTCGctaaaatattatctttccTAACTTGATCTAAATTACTCGTTTTCTTCAGCTCTTCTTGCACTTCCGCGTTTTTCGGTATTATTCGTGTATATTCGCCTTTGAtattgtcattttttatttcgatttcgGTACTTTTGGCTTTAGTTTTCGAACGAAGAGTAGGTCCAATCTCGGTTGTCCTATCTACTCTATCactattgttattattttctatttccacTACAATTTGCGAACTGTCTTCGAAATTTTTTAGTGTTTCTTGTTTTAAGCAAAGTTCATCTTTAGTTGATACCATAACCGTCTGAGAATCGTTACCGCTAGATTCAGAAAAACAAGATTCGGTATCGATATTACTATCTGCGATATTATCTGTGGAAACTTCCGAACTAACAGGGTCGTCCGAATTCAATCTTCGACGTTTTTTAAGCTCCAAATCGGTAGAGATAACACAATCCGCCTGTCGTAACTTGCCATTCCGTAAACTCCTTTGACTAATCGATGCGTTCGACCTTTTCCTCAATTGGATTGCACTTTGAACGGATTCTGTTTCCAGATTCTCTCCATCAGAAGTAATTTTGATATCTTCACTGTCtggttctttttttatctcaaTATCCGGGACTATATTCTCTTCTACCAACATCTTTTTCCTCCTTGTTACTTTCCCTTCTATTTTCTCTGTTATTCCTTGCTGATTATCTATTTCTGAATCACTCAACATTGAAGCTATCACTTCGTCTATGGTAAGATCTATAGAACTCTTGGTGTCCAGAAGTGACTTTGAAACTCTTATATTAGTGCAATCTATATCTCTGGtactctttcttccttttgtatatttaatatcaccTTCTGACTTTATGAAAGTGTCTTTCTCTTTGATACTGTTTCTTTTAAATCCCGAAAATTTGGTTGATTTAACACCCCTAGGTAAAGAATCTAAATTTTCCAAGCTTCTACCTTTCCTATTAAGTTTTGGACTGCTCTTGATACTGGATCCAGCAACTGAATCTGTATCTTTGTCCACAATGTCCTCACACTCCAATTCGCTACTTTTTGGTATAAACTTGGTCTTTTTAGTCCTGAGATTGTTCTTGGCACTTCTATTACCTCCTTCTGTACCTATACTTTCACCCTCTGCTTCGTTTATCGGGTTCTCTAAAGTTTTTGTGTTGATATCAGATGTCTTAGTACTGTTTTCTTCCGATAATTTGGCTCTTTTAGCCCTCACACCCTTCTTAATATCAGAAGTTATTCTGCATAAATTTCTACTGGTCACCTTCCTTGTAACTTTTGACTTAATTAAATTGGCCTTTGTTACTCTTAGCTTTTGTTTACGTTTAAGATTCCTGAGAACCTTTTTACGTGGAAGGGTTGCCTCTAATTTTGGAGGAAGTTGACTACCAGTCGCCACAGCCTCTATTATGTCACGTGCAAGTTGCTGTTGCTTTAGATTCGACAAAGTCTTGCCTTTTCtacttttaatttcgttcgatGGCAAGCCAGAATCATTATTCGCCTTCTGTTTTGCTTTGGAAGGCGCTAAGGGTTTCTTTTCCCTGGATGCCATCTCACTTCCACCCACATTGGGCTCCTGCAATTTCATTcataatatgaaattgcaaGCAAATTACTGATCAAATGATAATTGCTATTACCATTGTAGCATTCAGAGTAATTTGTCAATTCTCctattaataaaacaatatatattttaaaagtgaaaagaaatcttggatttatttataatattgtactcTGAAAGATTACTATATATTTCcatctttaaaaaaatgatcaaaactaaattaaaagttaactctatttctttttccatccaaaaaatatttatacaatgacaataaaaagtatttacgCATACCATTATCTTccaatgaaatattcttttattaggtatcaaatttttcgaattatataaaaatgttactaaataatatgaaatttaatatacatggatctaattaattaatatacaaacgctataataaatacagtgatgtgcaaatactttttgcagctgctgaatatatatatatagcagctataaaaaatatttgtatacacCCTTACTTTTCAATAAAGCATTCTTTTATCAGGTTCCACATTTAATTCCATagc
This DNA window, taken from Bombus fervidus isolate BK054 chromosome 14, iyBomFerv1, whole genome shotgun sequence, encodes the following:
- the East gene encoding enhanced adult sensory threshold isoform X3, whose translation is MKLQEPNVGGSEMASREKKPLAPSKAKQKANNDSGLPSNEIKSRKGKTLSNLKQQQLARDIIEAVATGSQLPPKLEATLPRKKVLRNLKRKQKLRVTKANLIKSKVTRKVTSRNLCRITSDIKKGVRAKRAKLSEENSTKTSDINTKTLENPINEAEGESIGTEGGNRSAKNNLRTKKTKFIPKSSELECEDIVDKDTDSVAGSSIKSSPKLNRKGRSLENLDSLPRGVKSTKFSGFKRNSIKEKDTFIKSEGDIKYTKGRKSTRDIDCTNIRVSKSLLDTKSSIDLTIDEVIASMLSDSEIDNQQGITEKIEGKVTRRKKMLVEENIVPDIEIKKEPDSEDIKITSDGENLETESVQSAIQLRKRSNASISQRSLRNGKLRQADCVISTDLELKKRRRLNSDDPVSSEVSTDNIADSNIDTESCFSESSGNDSQTVMVSTKDELCLKQETLKNFEDSSQIVVEIENNNNSDRVDRTTEIGPTLRSKTKAKSTEIEIKNDNIKGEYTRIIPKNAEVQEELKKTSNLDQVRKDNILAKLSDKSKGRRSSLNIDMKKTVNSFYGTDKSDGNPKSQIDQMIENIKLTIAKSIESKIFGPEKGLGLNKNFEVPKIEEIIAPLSAESQKLGLEDSTDEDKSTISKNEIKSDNSENSVAELKPKVADTAKEIEKLVMGDIELAETHSQNVQESDSSDNDASCNPHNASEAGSVQITENNDSTCKAMNQQEELNDIRNSAEQSKEDVEQVIDDQIKVLDDGKRSGLNKKSPRITDKSHLENNETVKKLGKVLNRIAQKSENCEESLENSSKPVSEETASNDEPPKNESTNKAASLESSIVCSVIVSKQVQEEVTEEEAKTDQTIVDETKISANATVESDDVETLESISKEVERLVAEDQFSNQLQTSMNEMQYRQESVSKTTTDISLSSKLGITDIEKQETSLSKVDESENCDAQNKLEILENTKEIEKSEESVSEATQVAKKDQNNSRVPPTSDSTTNFKCTASPVSSDACNPIEDIKKDVDENEKDEKCKSSNDTDNNNAGNNNTEKKVISLKYNSENNDTTIVKEEIEIPDNIVEEQKSAGDDNKKRVLRARDKTKKFEKGQTSCNKERIEGAPKIKMEEENSQILQSFHNEEDTQDLEEKAHEMITDDVDDSQNSTETDTIELERQARTRRSREVKKRKEDQLNTLKNKRPKREIRRYDQQNKEETLLDNEVAKINENNRSFLNKYENGTESATNFRGFSEGVRGSLEKCQDSTDSIRSKSENDLIITKEPTKKTCENRLSRNLSENHVSKQSGNIDILNADCKPVKTPETSQKDSDETSTSGESSSSINITPKILETPEDKAKKESILRLLGLESLEKAAERLSHQKAKKEQYTGTLKTVIRVQKEKEKDKRRSRSPLKMVLKQGRGDGEGDSPENFYTIQKEFGTGGWGDSSSDEDNEDTAPKDRQSLVIPEKSSSFSIHPGRLCADVCCYCFGKFGSLDTPMHLAQMKSDERRKKILIIERHLTKDSCLCDACYRHVDRKANTSPTNMQTKPQKQHRQLMVSKCSARECRDASRHHVKRRWLLKIKAGLQKQVDIDWESSQHTSMSFCASHYSKIERFLTCALCKRRLARNHTHQLANAETEELNQLLGQQGIPAILAAGTFVCKLCRYFTQLQLKYKDVENMNTNHKSFFKSYRKRILHYHDIEVLENEDEDSSQNQTKDKDKDKDKRKKTKCSTQSKTGTSKSPDGMTNSASEKSTPEPTKNEEASSEMDNESRTAKANDDNVGMDVQFLGIESTVEKLKKRKLLDMHPYTTSDAMISCDNPNEVVEILAMDKEVTLTRLPKRPRTNNDITPVVQRLGANPSISVRTLFPGEEEMNLHANIEFTNVREITPQGWEKCATMIQYDRDTKILWQELQRPYGNQSSFLRHLILLEKYYRSGDLVLAPNASRNAINYSTSVQNRLISYEGPEKMDEPIMEPIASEYHNSRRLSGGYVLERDKHSLPSTSTPKQPSSTSTTQSIKSSPPRVLKLNPGVSIIKKPPPNLQRLNLPSTSANPANGNVKRKDGQKLPTSSGGKVFHLSEPEFKRLQNLKKQKQQMLTEKQSTSSNGGTGSLSSSANVKSATQYQKAQIAAHTQFQKHLRMQQEMLSRQSRSDFEPLICDVRALANENSPTQNLLHNLNLPKSIQVTTKTSNQIPILPKIPKSLTVIPQTVTRPTEK
- the East gene encoding enhanced adult sensory threshold isoform X1, which encodes MKLQEPNVGGSEMASREKKPLAPSKAKQKANNDSGLPSNEIKSRKGKTLSNLKQQQLARDIIEAVATGSQLPPKLEATLPRKKVLRNLKRKQKLRVTKANLIKSKVTRKVTSRNLCRITSDIKKGVRAKRAKLSEENSTKTSDINTKTLENPINEAEGESIGTEGGNRSAKNNLRTKKTKFIPKSSELECEDIVDKDTDSVAGSSIKSSPKLNRKGRSLENLDSLPRGVKSTKFSGFKRNSIKEKDTFIKSEGDIKYTKGRKSTRDIDCTNIRVSKSLLDTKSSIDLTIDEVIASMLSDSEIDNQQGITEKIEGKVTRRKKMLVEENIVPDIEIKKEPDSEDIKITSDGENLETESVQSAIQLRKRSNASISQRSLRNGKLRQADCVISTDLELKKRRRLNSDDPVSSEVSTDNIADSNIDTESCFSESSGNDSQTVMVSTKDELCLKQETLKNFEDSSQIVVEIENNNNSDRVDRTTEIGPTLRSKTKAKSTEIEIKNDNIKGEYTRIIPKNAEVQEELKKTSNLDQVRKDNILAKLSDKSKGRRSSLNIDMKKTVNSFYGTDKSDGNPKSQIDQMIENIKLTIAKSIESKIFGPEKGLGLNKNFEVPKIEEIIAPLSAESQKLGLEDSTDEDKSTISKNEIKSDNSENSVAELKPKVADTAKEIEKLVMGDIELAETHSQNVQESDSSDNDASCNPHNASEAGSVQITENNDSTCKAMNQQEELNDIRNSAEQSKEDVEQVIDDQIKVLDDGKRSGLNKKSPRITDKSHLENNETVKKLGKVLNRIAQKSENCEESLENSSKPVSEETASNDEPPKNESTNKAASLESSIVCSVIVSKQVQEEVTEEEAKTDQTIVDETKISANATVESDDVETLESISKEVERLVAEDQFSNQLQTSMNEMQYRQESVSKTTTDISLSSKLGITDIEKQETSLSKVDESENCDAQNKLEILENTKEIEKSEESVSEATQVAKKDQNNSRVPPTSDSTTNFKCTASPVSSDACNPIEDIKKDVDENEKDEKCKSSNDTDNNNAGNNNTEKKVISLKYNSENNDTTIVKEEIEIPDNIVEEQKSAGDDNKKRVLRARDKTKKFEKGQTSCNKERIEGAPKIKMEEENSQILQSFHNEEDTQDLEEKAHEMITDDVDDSQNSTETDTIELERQARTRRSREVKKRKEDQLNTLKNKRPKREIRRYDQQNKEETLLDNEVAKINENNRSFLNKYENGTESATNFRGFSEGVRGSLEKCQDSTDSIRSKSENDLIITKEPTKKTCENRLSRNLSENHVSKQSGNIDILNADCKPVKTPETSQKDSDETSTSGESSSSINITPKILETPEDKAKKESILRLLGLESLEKAAERLSHQKAKKEQYTGTLKTVIRVQKEKEKDKRRSRSPLKMVLKQGRGDGEGDSPENFYTIQKEFGTGGWGDSSSGANRKFSTNHRHSCDEDNEDTAPKDRQSLVIPEKSSSFSIHPGRLCADVCCYCFGKFGSLDTPMHLAQMKSDERRKKILIIERHLTKDSCLCDACYRHVDRKANTSPTNMQTKPQKQHRQLMVSKCSARECRDASRHHVKRRWLLKIKAGLQKQVDIDWESSQHTSMSFCASHYSKIERFLTCALCKRRLARNHTHQLANAETEELNQLLGQQGIPAILAAGTFVCKLCRYFTQLQLKYKDVENMNTNHKSFFKSYRKRILHYHDIEVLENEDEDSSQNQTKDKDKDKDKRKKTKCSTQSKTGTSKSPDGMTNSASEKSTPEPTKNEEASSEMDNESRTAKANDDNVGMDVQFLGIESTVEKLKKRKLLDMHPYTTSDAMISCDNPNEVVEILAMDKEVTLTRLPKRPRTNNDITPVVQRLGANPSISVRTLFPGEEEMNLHANIEFTNVREITPQGWEKCATMIQYDRDTKILWQELQRPYGNQSSFLRHLILLEKYYRSGDLVLAPNASRNAINYSTSVQNRLISYEGPEKMDEPIMEPIASEYHNSRRLSGGYVLERDKHSLPSTSTPKQPSSTSTTQSIKSSPPRVLKLNPGVSIIKKPPPNLQRLNLPSTSANPANGNVKRKDGQKLPTSSGGKVFHLSEPEFKRLQNLKKQKQQMLTEKQSTSSNGGTGSLSSSANVKSATQYQKAQIAAHTQFQKHLRMQQEMLSRQSRSDFEPLICDVRALANENSPTQNLLHNLNLPKSIQVTTKTSNQIPILPKIPKSLTVIPQTVTRPTEK